A genomic stretch from Chryseobacterium sp. SNU WT5 includes:
- a CDS encoding bifunctional riboflavin kinase/FAD synthetase, with amino-acid sequence MFDGVHLGHQSIISKLNAISKGKDLESAILTFWPHPRKVFSPSDDLKLLNTIEEKKYLLEKNDLQHLFLKEFDEDFRNLTGEEFVKQVLVNKLKVQHLIIGYDHTFGKNKSGDFSLLKKLGPECGFEVEQVEAVNYKDLNISSTQIRNALSSGEIISANEMLGYNYSITGKVVHGKKIGRTIGYPTANIEVDAIKLLPKKGAYIVDVFVNNTPYKGMLSIGTNPTVEGKLITTEVYILDFNDDIYGEEISVNFRDFLHEEIKFESLEKLIDQLDLDKKRTDEYLF; translated from the coding sequence ATGTTTGATGGTGTGCATCTTGGACATCAAAGCATCATTTCCAAATTGAATGCAATATCCAAAGGTAAAGATTTAGAGTCCGCAATTCTGACCTTCTGGCCACATCCACGCAAAGTATTCAGTCCTTCCGACGATTTAAAATTGTTGAATACGATTGAAGAAAAGAAATATTTGCTCGAGAAAAATGATTTACAACATCTATTTCTAAAGGAGTTTGATGAAGATTTCAGAAATTTAACCGGAGAGGAATTTGTGAAGCAGGTTTTAGTAAATAAACTGAAAGTTCAACATCTTATTATTGGCTACGATCATACTTTTGGAAAAAATAAAAGTGGTGATTTTTCATTATTAAAGAAATTAGGTCCTGAATGTGGTTTTGAAGTAGAACAAGTGGAAGCAGTTAATTATAAAGATCTTAATATAAGCTCGACCCAAATTAGAAACGCTTTGTCTAGTGGTGAGATAATTTCAGCAAATGAAATGTTAGGCTACAACTACTCTATTACAGGAAAAGTAGTTCATGGTAAAAAAATAGGAAGAACAATTGGTTACCCAACCGCGAATATCGAAGTTGATGCAATCAAATTACTACCGAAAAAAGGAGCCTATATTGTTGATGTCTTTGTGAACAACACCCCTTATAAAGGAATGCTGAGTATCGGAACCAATCCTACGGTTGAAGGAAAACTAATTACCACAGAAGTTTATATTCTGGATTTTAATGATGATATTTACGGTGAAGAGATTTCGGTAAACTTTCGTGATTTTCTACATGAAGAAATAAAATTCGAATCCCTTGAAAAATTGATTGATCAATTAGATCTGGATAAAAAACGAACCGACGAATATCTGTTTTAA
- the atpD gene encoding F0F1 ATP synthase subunit beta, which yields MANQLKGKISQIIGPVIDVHFTDAEQLPNIYDALEITKTDGNKVILEVEQHIGEDSVRCIAMDATDGLQRGQEVISQGRQITMPTGEGVYGRLFNVVGDAIDGIQQVSKENGLPIHREAPKFDQLTTSAEILFTGIKVIDLVEPYAKGGKIGLFGGAGVGKTVLIQELINNIAKGHGGLSVFAGVGERTREGNDLLREMLESGIIKYGDAFMESMENGGWDLSKIDLEEMKDSKCTFVFGQMNEPPGARARVALSGLTIAEYFRDGDGQGQGRDVLFFVDNIFRFTQAGSEVSALLGRMPSAVGYQPTLASEMGAMQERITSTKNGSITSVQAIYVPADDLTDPAPATTFAHLDATTVLDRKIASLGIYPAVDPLASTSRILTPEILGDEHYDCAQRVKEILQKYKALQDIIAILGMEELSEDDKLAVYRARKVQRFLSQPFHVAEQFTGLKGVLVDIKDTIKGFNMIIDGELDHLPEAAFNLKGTIEEAIEAGEKMLAENA from the coding sequence ATGGCAAACCAACTTAAAGGAAAAATTTCTCAAATTATCGGTCCGGTAATCGATGTACATTTTACAGATGCGGAACAACTTCCAAACATCTATGATGCATTGGAAATTACAAAAACCGACGGTAATAAAGTGATACTTGAAGTAGAACAACATATTGGTGAAGATTCTGTAAGATGTATCGCAATGGATGCAACAGACGGACTTCAGAGAGGTCAGGAAGTAATTTCACAAGGAAGACAAATTACAATGCCAACAGGCGAAGGGGTTTACGGACGTTTGTTTAATGTAGTAGGAGACGCAATCGATGGTATCCAGCAAGTTTCGAAAGAAAATGGTTTGCCGATTCACAGAGAAGCACCAAAATTTGATCAATTAACAACCTCTGCAGAAATTCTTTTTACCGGTATTAAAGTAATTGACTTGGTAGAGCCTTATGCAAAAGGAGGAAAAATTGGTTTGTTCGGTGGAGCAGGTGTTGGTAAAACAGTATTGATCCAGGAATTAATTAACAATATTGCGAAAGGTCATGGTGGACTTTCTGTTTTTGCCGGTGTAGGTGAAAGAACCAGAGAAGGAAACGACCTTTTGAGAGAGATGCTAGAATCAGGTATTATTAAATACGGTGATGCGTTCATGGAATCTATGGAAAATGGAGGATGGGACCTATCTAAAATTGATCTTGAAGAAATGAAAGACTCTAAATGTACTTTCGTTTTCGGACAAATGAATGAACCACCAGGAGCAAGAGCTAGAGTTGCTTTGTCTGGGTTAACTATCGCTGAATATTTTAGAGATGGTGATGGACAAGGACAAGGAAGAGATGTATTATTCTTCGTTGATAATATCTTCCGATTTACTCAAGCAGGTTCTGAGGTTTCTGCACTACTAGGAAGAATGCCATCTGCAGTAGGTTACCAACCGACTTTGGCTTCAGAAATGGGTGCGATGCAGGAGAGAATTACTTCTACAAAAAATGGTTCAATTACTTCTGTACAGGCAATCTACGTTCCTGCAGATGATTTAACTGACCCGGCACCAGCAACGACATTTGCTCACTTAGATGCAACAACCGTATTGGACAGAAAAATTGCTTCCCTAGGTATTTATCCAGCAGTAGATCCATTGGCTTCTACTTCTAGAATCTTAACTCCTGAAATTTTAGGAGATGAGCATTACGACTGTGCACAAAGAGTAAAAGAAATCCTTCAAAAATATAAAGCATTACAAGATATCATCGCAATTCTAGGAATGGAAGAGCTTTCTGAAGATGATAAATTAGCGGTTTACCGTGCTAGAAAAGTGCAGAGATTCTTGTCTCAACCTTTCCACGTGGCAGAACAGTTTACAGGTTTGAAAGGGGTGTTAGTAGACATTAAAGATACTATCAAAGGATTCAACATGATCATTGACGGTGAGTTAGATCATTTACCTGAAGCTGCTTTTAACCTTAAAGGTACTATCGAAGAAGCAATTGAAGCAGGTGAAAAAATGTTAGCGGAGAACGCATAA
- a CDS encoding F0F1 ATP synthase subunit epsilon, producing the protein MNIKILTPEFVVFEGEVKSVLLPGKNGEFQIMKDHAAIVASLNGGKIKVFTDEIKEEYAQHFTRENEKESAFSFHMKSGVIEFSNNKGIILAE; encoded by the coding sequence ATGAATATAAAAATTTTAACTCCTGAGTTTGTGGTTTTTGAAGGTGAAGTAAAATCCGTTTTGCTTCCTGGAAAAAATGGTGAATTCCAAATCATGAAAGATCACGCCGCGATTGTTGCTTCCTTAAATGGTGGTAAAATTAAAGTGTTCACTGATGAAATCAAGGAGGAATATGCTCAACATTTCACTAGGGAAAATGAGAAAGAAAGTGCTTTCTCGTTCCATATGAAAAGTGGAGTGATAGAATTCAGTAATAATAAAGGAATTATTCTAGCCGAATAA
- a CDS encoding B12-binding domain-containing radical SAM protein — MKDLLLITPPFTQLNTPYPATAYIKGFLNTKDISSYQIDLGIEVILELFSKTGIQKVFAHNIKLESTSENSKRIYALREAYVKTIDQAILFLQNKNATLARQICTMNFLPEASRFNQLDDMEFAFGNMGLQDKAKHLATLYLEDISDFIVENIDPDFGFSRYAERIGQSANSFDELYCKLSDSETFTDQFTLKILKEKIDTYQPKLVCFSVPFPGNLYSAFRSAQYIKLNYPDLPTVMGGGFPNTELRELKDPRVFEFFDYITLDDGELPIELVFKNAISKEVISEGEFKRTFILEDQKVTYKNSTKRQDYKQAFIGTPDYTDLQLDNYISVIEIANPMHSLWSDGRWNKLTMAHGCYWGKCTFCDISLDYVKMYEPISAKILVDRMEELITQTGETGFHFVDEAAPPALMREVALEILRRDLVVTWWTNIRFEKSFSKDLCFLLKISGCIAVSGGLEVASDRLLKLIDKGVSVEQVAKVTRNFTEAGIMVHSYLMFGFPTQTVQETVDSLEMVRQLFEMGVLQSGFWHQFSMTAHSPIGNRPEDFGVAPIKKEILFAHNDIEFTDKTGIDHNQFSFGLKKSLFNFMHGINFDLPLNDWFDFKIPKTTIHPDYIHDCLLEDENFAFKGNSKLIFLDKDAHIENFLKSKKGNSSEFTRLTFHLKTNIVNIELEKDKAQWMMKIFKENSTDNPKKITLQQVKSQFEENFEDFELFWFSKPLQQLKENGVILSL, encoded by the coding sequence TTGAAAGATCTGCTCCTCATCACTCCCCCTTTTACGCAACTTAATACGCCTTATCCTGCAACGGCTTATATTAAGGGTTTCTTAAATACTAAAGATATATCCAGTTACCAGATTGATTTAGGGATTGAAGTAATTTTAGAATTATTTTCTAAAACCGGAATTCAGAAAGTATTTGCACATAATATTAAACTGGAAAGCACTTCTGAAAATTCAAAAAGGATCTATGCGTTAAGGGAAGCATATGTAAAAACGATCGATCAGGCTATTCTTTTCCTCCAAAATAAAAATGCTACACTAGCGAGACAGATCTGCACCATGAATTTCTTGCCGGAAGCCTCCCGATTTAATCAGCTTGATGATATGGAATTTGCTTTCGGGAATATGGGTTTGCAGGACAAAGCAAAACACCTGGCAACATTGTATTTAGAAGATATTTCAGACTTTATTGTGGAGAATATCGATCCTGATTTCGGTTTTAGCCGTTATGCAGAACGCATTGGTCAAAGTGCAAATTCTTTTGACGAATTATATTGTAAATTAAGTGACAGCGAGACTTTTACTGATCAATTTACTTTGAAAATATTGAAAGAAAAAATAGATACTTATCAACCAAAATTGGTTTGTTTTTCAGTTCCGTTTCCGGGTAATTTGTACTCCGCATTTCGTTCTGCCCAGTATATTAAATTAAATTATCCTGATCTCCCTACTGTGATGGGTGGCGGTTTTCCAAATACTGAATTAAGAGAATTGAAAGATCCTCGTGTATTTGAATTCTTTGATTATATCACTTTAGATGATGGTGAATTACCGATAGAATTAGTTTTTAAAAATGCAATTTCAAAGGAAGTTATTTCAGAAGGAGAATTCAAAAGAACTTTTATATTAGAAGATCAGAAGGTTACCTATAAGAACAGTACAAAAAGACAAGACTATAAACAGGCTTTTATTGGAACTCCAGATTATACAGATTTACAATTAGATAACTATATTTCAGTTATTGAAATTGCTAACCCAATGCATAGTTTATGGAGCGACGGGAGATGGAATAAACTTACAATGGCGCATGGTTGCTATTGGGGAAAATGCACTTTTTGTGATATCTCTCTGGATTACGTTAAAATGTATGAACCTATTTCTGCTAAAATTTTGGTTGACCGAATGGAAGAACTGATCACCCAAACAGGAGAAACAGGTTTCCACTTTGTTGATGAAGCGGCTCCACCAGCATTGATGAGAGAAGTGGCGTTAGAAATTTTACGAAGAGATCTGGTGGTCACGTGGTGGACCAACATCAGATTTGAAAAAAGTTTTAGCAAAGATTTATGTTTTCTACTTAAGATTTCAGGTTGTATAGCAGTTTCTGGCGGACTTGAAGTAGCAAGTGACCGTTTGCTTAAACTAATTGACAAAGGAGTTTCTGTAGAACAGGTAGCAAAAGTAACTAGAAATTTCACAGAAGCAGGAATTATGGTTCACTCCTATTTGATGTTTGGTTTTCCCACGCAAACAGTTCAGGAAACAGTTGATTCTCTGGAAATGGTGAGGCAGCTTTTTGAAATGGGAGTTTTGCAAAGTGGGTTTTGGCATCAATTTTCAATGACCGCACATTCGCCTATAGGAAACAGACCAGAAGATTTTGGAGTTGCTCCTATAAAAAAAGAAATTTTGTTCGCACATAATGATATTGAATTTACGGATAAAACAGGAATTGACCATAACCAATTTAGTTTTGGGTTGAAAAAATCCTTGTTCAATTTTATGCATGGTATTAATTTCGACCTTCCTCTGAATGACTGGTTTGATTTTAAAATTCCGAAAACGACCATCCATCCGGATTATATTCACGATTGTCTTTTGGAAGATGAGAATTTTGCTTTTAAAGGAAATTCAAAGTTGATTTTCCTGGATAAAGATGCACATATAGAAAATTTCTTAAAATCAAAAAAAGGAAATTCTTCAGAATTTACGCGACTTACTTTCCATCTAAAAACCAATATTGTCAATATCGAATTGGAAAAAGACAAGGCACAATGGATGATGAAAATCTTTAAAGAGAATTCCACAGATAATCCAAAAAAAATAACATTGCAACAGGTCAAAAGTCAATTTGAAGAAAATTTTGAAGATTTTGAATTATTCTGGTTTTCAAAACCACTACAACAATTGAAAGAAAACGGTGTTATTCTAAGCTTGTAA
- the rnk gene encoding nucleoside diphosphate kinase regulator yields the protein MKQVIITKQDFNKIHRSITDAKGRNSIKPEEAEKLLAELKSAKIVEQEEVEGDIVTMNSIVKIHFQNNKTTMQFQLVYPDDANIKERKISIFSSVASALIGYRVGDEIDWLIPSGMTKIVIDEVIYQPEAAGDFES from the coding sequence ATGAAACAAGTGATAATAACTAAACAGGACTTTAATAAAATACACCGTTCGATAACGGATGCAAAAGGAAGAAATAGCATTAAGCCAGAAGAGGCAGAAAAGCTCCTTGCTGAATTAAAATCGGCTAAGATCGTTGAGCAGGAAGAAGTTGAAGGTGATATTGTAACTATGAATTCGATTGTGAAAATTCATTTCCAAAATAACAAAACGACAATGCAGTTTCAGCTGGTTTATCCAGACGATGCTAATATCAAAGAACGTAAGATTTCTATATTTTCGTCCGTAGCTTCTGCCTTAATTGGCTACAGAGTAGGTGACGAAATTGATTGGTTAATTCCTTCAGGCATGACGAAAATTGTTATTGATGAAGTAATCTATCAGCCAGAAGCTGCTGGTGATTTCGAATCGTAA